Proteins co-encoded in one Gopherus evgoodei ecotype Sinaloan lineage chromosome 4, rGopEvg1_v1.p, whole genome shotgun sequence genomic window:
- the LOC115651452 gene encoding carbonic anhydrase 4-like translates to MNTTWVQHLIVLGMLLGAGYTSTDTADTWCYEDPKCGPETWAALGHCSGTRQSPINIVTPAAVHNPHLGAVSLAGYGDARKLTFMENTGKTVYVHLADGLHLSAQGLPAIYTAKSFHLHWGQGAARPGSEHYINHKRFSMELHIVHTKNNLSMDDALKDPEGIAVLAFFLQATAHARPSHSWDSFTQHLKKVALKGKKTNLDGSFSLRGLLGSVDLARYYRYQGSLTTPNCDKVVVWTVFPDPILVPPGVVAAFPSILRSTDSHAGPRLQNNYRPLQSFGDRQVEASAALRVTTSSSSTSRPAALILLLISIAAITWHL, encoded by the exons ATGAATACCACCTGGGTCCAGCACCTCATTGTCCTGGGGATGCTGCTGGGAGCCGGCTACACCAGTACGGATACGGCAG atACCTGGTGCTACGAAGACCCAAAATGTG GTCCAGAGACATGGGCGGCTCTGGGACACTGTAGTGGTACCAGGCAGTCCCCGATCAACATCGTCACCCCTGCGGCTGTCCACAATCCCCACCTGGGGGCTGTGTCCCTCGCTGGCTATGGGGATGCCAGGAAGCTTACCTTCATGGAAAACACGGGGAAGACAG TGTACGTGCATTTAGCGGATGGGCTCCATCTCAGCGCCCAGGGGCTACCAGCTATCTACACAGCCAAATCCTTCCACCTGCACTGGGGCCAGGGGGCAGCCCGGCCTGGCTCAGAGCATTACATCAATCACAAACGGTTCTCCATGGAG CTCCACATTGTTCATACCAAGAACAACCTGAGCATGGATGACGCCCTCAAGGATCCCGAGGGAATTGCTGTGCTGGCCTTCTTCCTCCAG GCAACAGCCCATGCACGCCCCTCCCACTCCTGGGATTCCTTCACTCAGCACTTGAAGAAGGTGGCTCTGAAGG GGAAGAAAACGAATCTGGACGGCTCCTTCTCCCTGCGGGGGCTCCTGGGCTCAGTGGACCTAGCCCGCTATTACCGCTACCAGGGTTCCCTCACCACCCCCAACTGTGACAAAGTCGTGGTCTGGACTGTCTTCCCCGACCCCATCCTGGTGCCTCCTGGCGTG GTGGCTGCGTTCCCCTCCATCCTCCGCTCCACAGACTCACATGCTGGGCCCCGATTGCAGAACAACTACCGGCCTCTGCAAAGCTTTGGGGATCGCCAAGTGGAGGCCTCAGCAGCCCTCCGAGTCACCACCAGCTCCTCTTCCACCTCGCGGCCTGCAGCCTTGATCCTTCTACTCATCAGTATCGCAGCAATCACCTGGCACCTATAA